In Bacillus sp. Cs-700, one genomic interval encodes:
- a CDS encoding helix-turn-helix transcriptional regulator yields MSMHEETWVRSFHRMLSIKDPIHRCEVMIQQCLAHFPFMRASMFTFSYFTSIGEGILRVDRHGVFSMNAIREDVRRIPPIQRALLMNKPAFLMMDQHHQLFPEEYIEAYDLTSVLIIPLSIERVAIGCVLLDEREEGATIHQGLIEEVMLYFQQALAYLLPTTPTIPSPLSKRETEVLQYAADGYSTKEMAQHLHISDFTARDYMSSAIRKVNANHRAEAVANALRKKWIL; encoded by the coding sequence ATGTCGATGCATGAGGAAACGTGGGTGCGCTCTTTTCATCGAATGCTTTCGATCAAAGATCCAATCCACCGTTGTGAAGTCATGATTCAGCAGTGCCTTGCTCATTTTCCATTCATGCGTGCGAGTATGTTCACTTTTTCCTACTTTACTAGTATAGGAGAAGGAATCCTTCGCGTGGATCGCCATGGCGTCTTCTCTATGAATGCTATTCGTGAAGACGTAAGGCGGATACCGCCCATTCAACGTGCCCTTCTTATGAACAAACCGGCTTTTTTAATGATGGATCAGCATCACCAGCTTTTCCCCGAAGAATACATCGAAGCGTACGATTTAACATCTGTCTTAATTATTCCTCTAAGCATTGAACGTGTTGCAATTGGTTGTGTCCTTCTTGACGAGAGAGAAGAAGGAGCGACGATTCATCAAGGTCTTATTGAAGAAGTGATGTTGTATTTTCAACAGGCACTCGCTTACTTGCTCCCAACAACTCCAACAATCCCTAGTCCTTTAAGCAAACGTGAAACCGAAGTGCTTCAATATGCTGCTGATGGTTATAGTACAAAAGAAATGGCTCAGCATCTTCATATAAGTGATTTTACAGCTCGAGATTACATGAGTTCAGCGATTCGAAAGGTAAATGCGAACCATCGTGCAGAAGCGGTTGCAAACGCATTACGAAAAAAATGGATTCTATAG
- a CDS encoding class I SAM-dependent rRNA methyltransferase, translating into MRNERSVQVQAKHQKKFEKGYPLIFKEAIVNADSLKEEGVILRLEDEKGQFLATGYYGRQNKGFGWVLSQNENEKIDLDFFVRKIQTALHHRESFFNDPTTTAFRIVNGEGDGLGGLTIDYFDGYYLINWYSAGVYSFKNAVIGALKQLVDFKGIYEKKRFDAKGQYVEDDDFVAGERGEFPLIVKENSVNFAVYLNEGAMVGVFLDQRPVRKLIRDKYAKGKTVLNTFSYTGAFSVFAVEGGAVHTTSVDLANRSLNKTIEQFSVNGIDYEEQNILVMDVFKYFKYAVKKNLSFDMVILDPPSFARSKKHTFSAAKDYKDLLKDAISITEDNGIIVASTNYSGYDMKKFKGFVEQAFKETNGSYQLLEEFTLPEDFRTIKEFREGDYLKVVFIKKVK; encoded by the coding sequence ATGAGGAACGAACGAAGCGTGCAGGTGCAAGCAAAGCATCAGAAAAAATTCGAAAAAGGCTATCCCCTTATTTTTAAAGAAGCGATTGTGAATGCAGACAGCCTAAAAGAAGAAGGGGTTATTCTTAGGCTAGAAGATGAGAAGGGCCAATTTCTTGCAACAGGCTATTATGGACGACAAAACAAAGGTTTTGGCTGGGTCCTATCGCAAAACGAAAACGAAAAAATCGATCTTGATTTTTTTGTTAGAAAAATTCAAACAGCTCTTCACCACCGCGAATCTTTTTTTAACGATCCGACGACCACTGCTTTTCGCATTGTGAATGGCGAAGGAGATGGCCTTGGAGGTTTAACGATTGATTATTTTGATGGGTACTACCTCATAAATTGGTACAGTGCAGGCGTTTATTCGTTTAAAAACGCTGTGATTGGGGCATTAAAGCAGCTTGTTGATTTCAAAGGAATTTATGAGAAGAAGCGATTTGATGCTAAAGGGCAGTATGTGGAAGACGATGATTTTGTCGCAGGTGAACGCGGGGAGTTTCCGCTGATTGTAAAAGAAAACAGTGTGAACTTTGCGGTATATCTAAACGAAGGAGCAATGGTAGGCGTTTTTCTTGATCAACGTCCGGTTCGTAAATTAATTCGAGATAAATATGCGAAGGGAAAAACGGTGCTAAATACGTTCTCTTATACCGGTGCTTTCTCTGTTTTTGCAGTTGAAGGTGGAGCAGTTCACACGACAAGCGTTGACCTTGCCAATCGAAGCTTAAATAAGACAATCGAGCAATTCAGCGTGAATGGAATTGATTATGAAGAACAGAACATCCTTGTCATGGATGTCTTTAAGTACTTTAAATACGCTGTGAAAAAGAATCTATCGTTCGATATGGTGATTCTTGATCCTCCAAGCTTCGCGCGTTCTAAGAAACATACGTTTAGCGCAGCAAAAGACTATAAAGATCTTTTGAAAGATGCGATTTCCATTACAGAAGATAATGGGATAATTGTTGCTTCTACGAACTATAGCGGTTACGATATGAAAAAATTTAAAGGGTTCGTTGAGCAAGCCTTTAAAGAAACGAATGGAAGTTACCAGCTTCTTGAAGAATTTACCCTTCCCGAAGATTTTCGAACGATTAAAGAGTTTAGAGAAGGGGATTATCTAAAAGTCGTTTTCATTAAAAAAGTAAAGTAG
- a CDS encoding SDR family oxidoreductase, producing the protein MKLLVFGATGGTGNAFVRQAIAAGHTVTAFVRTPSKLETSHKNLSVEIGDAMQSADVKQAMSSDVDAVVSCLGASGLGKTTELSTMTANILDAMSIHGVNRIVYMASAGINKEIPGVTGFIAGKLLQNVLADHRRAADLLVASEVEWTIARPMGLTNDELTGEYRKARTGVPKGGRRISREDVAAFLLQTVSNHLYLRESIGLAY; encoded by the coding sequence ATGAAGCTACTTGTATTCGGAGCGACTGGCGGTACTGGGAATGCATTTGTCAGGCAGGCGATTGCGGCAGGGCATACCGTAACAGCATTTGTTCGAACACCTTCAAAGCTTGAAACGTCTCACAAGAATTTGTCAGTTGAAATTGGCGATGCAATGCAATCGGCTGATGTGAAGCAAGCCATGTCTTCTGATGTTGACGCGGTTGTTTCTTGCCTTGGGGCAAGTGGACTTGGAAAAACAACGGAACTTTCGACAATGACCGCGAATATTCTCGATGCGATGAGTATTCATGGGGTGAACCGCATTGTGTATATGGCTTCCGCAGGAATTAATAAAGAAATTCCGGGTGTAACAGGGTTCATTGCGGGTAAGCTGTTGCAAAACGTTTTGGCTGATCACCGAAGAGCTGCTGACCTGCTTGTTGCAAGTGAAGTAGAGTGGACAATCGCTCGGCCGATGGGATTAACGAATGATGAATTGACGGGGGAATATCGAAAGGCGCGTACGGGAGTACCAAAAGGTGGACGCCGAATATCACGAGAAGATGTGGCTGCTTTTTTGCTTCAAACGGTAAGCAATCATCTTTATCTTCGAGAATCAATTGGGCTTGCTTACTAA
- a CDS encoding ABC transporter ATP-binding protein, with translation MDHGPGKILSLKGLTKWYGEKLVLDDIDLDVYEGQIIGYIGPNGAGKSTTVKIMLGLEASYSGEVEIFGQNIKESGVAYKKRIGYVPEAADLYDNLTAREYLTFTGELYGLTADSADYKARLLMGVFNLEDVYDSRISSYSKGMKQKVLLISSLLHDPDILFLDEPINGLDANSVMVFKEILAQLASQGKTIFYSSHIMEVVQKISSRILLLNDGKIVADGSFEQLRQKNKEGSLEEIFNQLTGFNEHQNLAEDFVQIVQRDHR, from the coding sequence ATGGACCACGGACCGGGCAAGATACTTTCTTTAAAAGGATTAACAAAATGGTATGGTGAGAAACTTGTTCTCGATGATATTGATCTTGACGTATATGAGGGGCAGATCATTGGTTACATAGGTCCGAATGGAGCAGGAAAAAGCACGACGGTTAAAATCATGCTTGGACTAGAAGCGTCTTATTCGGGAGAAGTAGAAATTTTTGGACAGAACATTAAGGAAAGTGGGGTAGCATACAAGAAAAGAATAGGGTACGTACCAGAAGCTGCGGACCTTTATGATAATTTAACTGCGAGAGAATATTTAACGTTTACAGGAGAGCTTTATGGCTTAACCGCGGATTCAGCCGATTACAAAGCGCGATTACTTATGGGTGTATTTAACCTTGAAGATGTTTATGATTCGCGCATTTCTTCTTACTCAAAAGGAATGAAACAGAAGGTTTTATTGATTTCGAGCTTACTGCATGATCCTGATATTCTGTTCCTAGATGAACCGATTAATGGGCTAGATGCGAACAGTGTCATGGTGTTTAAGGAAATTCTTGCACAGCTCGCATCACAGGGAAAAACGATTTTTTATTCTTCTCATATTATGGAGGTTGTTCAAAAAATCAGCAGTCGCATCCTTCTATTAAACGATGGCAAAATCGTAGCGGATGGAAGCTTTGAACAGCTCCGTCAGAAAAACAAAGAAGGGTCTTTAGAGGAAATTTTCAATCAGTTGACAGGATTTAATGAGCACCAAAATCTTGCAGAGGATTTTGTGCAGATCGTTCAGCGTGATCATAGATGA
- a CDS encoding iron-containing alcohol dehydrogenase codes for MSLTYSQYMLRTAIHSGAGTRALVPDLFRGLEAKRVVLFSDRGLEQAGVVEKIKEIFELTPHGTGPELAGVYLDIHQDAGSNDVNAALKFAREVSADGLLAVGGGSVMDTVKGVKYALHHGLTDIKEAIPGGLLYLSWPEASYMPIPHISIPTTAGTGSEVSPIAVIYNEEIKMKTNIIHPFINADMAILDPELTTGLPAKITAFTGFDALTHAIEALASPTATALTDAYALQSIRLIESHLPTAVKHGENLHARMEMLQASMMGITAFSFALNAIPVHNFAHAYGALFRIPHGLANAVFLPVVMEVLPDLYLPKSKELAEALHLETSGKEKQTLLTAVIEKIRNMQKAIGLPANFKDYSIPPEALEATVAAVKMDPAALNYPLPPELIKAVGERVIHAKKVTV; via the coding sequence ATGTCTTTAACCTATTCACAATATATGCTTCGAACTGCCATTCATAGTGGCGCCGGCACTCGCGCACTTGTTCCAGACCTTTTCAGAGGACTTGAAGCGAAGCGAGTGGTACTCTTCAGTGACCGTGGGCTTGAGCAGGCAGGAGTTGTTGAAAAGATCAAAGAAATTTTTGAGCTAACACCACATGGGACAGGTCCAGAACTTGCAGGAGTTTATCTTGATATTCATCAGGATGCAGGTAGCAATGATGTGAACGCTGCGCTTAAATTTGCTAGAGAAGTAAGTGCAGATGGGCTCCTCGCTGTTGGTGGCGGAAGCGTAATGGACACCGTAAAAGGAGTTAAATATGCCCTTCATCACGGCTTAACCGATATTAAAGAAGCGATCCCAGGCGGACTGCTTTATTTATCATGGCCAGAAGCGTCCTACATGCCAATTCCTCATATATCCATTCCAACGACAGCTGGGACAGGATCAGAAGTATCGCCAATTGCCGTGATCTATAACGAAGAAATAAAGATGAAGACAAATATCATTCATCCGTTCATTAATGCAGACATGGCCATTTTAGATCCCGAATTAACAACCGGTTTACCGGCTAAAATCACTGCATTTACTGGATTCGACGCGTTAACTCATGCCATTGAAGCGCTGGCCTCACCAACAGCTACTGCTCTAACAGATGCGTATGCACTGCAGTCGATTCGCCTCATCGAATCCCATCTTCCCACCGCAGTGAAACATGGAGAAAATCTTCACGCGCGCATGGAAATGTTGCAGGCGAGCATGATGGGAATTACGGCATTTAGCTTTGCCCTTAACGCTATTCCAGTGCACAATTTCGCACATGCATACGGTGCCCTATTTCGTATTCCGCATGGACTCGCCAATGCTGTGTTCTTACCCGTTGTGATGGAAGTACTTCCAGATCTTTACCTTCCGAAAAGTAAAGAGCTTGCTGAAGCTCTGCATTTAGAGACATCTGGGAAAGAGAAACAGACGTTATTAACAGCAGTGATTGAAAAAATCCGAAACATGCAGAAGGCCATTGGACTCCCTGCTAATTTTAAGGACTATTCAATTCCCCCTGAAGCATTAGAGGCAACTGTTGCCGCCGTTAAAATGGATCCAGCCGCTCTCAACTATCCGCTTCCTCCAGAATTGATTAAAGCAGTTGGAGAACGAGTCATTCATGCTAAGAAAGTAACAGTATAA
- a CDS encoding aldehyde dehydrogenase family protein, giving the protein MSVNVEIKSFPLFINGEWTPSKGGTLFDVTNPATGDVIAKVTGGTAEDVDQAVEAATQAFEREEWREMPPKERSKLLYTIAQKIMENGEELVALEALSSGGTVRRLASNDIIQMVDLFQTLGKFVLDYTYAETLPSPPFPGPAHNFIWREPIGVCAAITPWNMPMLIATWKIAPALAMGNTIVIKPASYTPLTTLRLAEIISEVVPKGVINVVTGNGKNVGEPLVTHPKVDKIAFTGSTEVGRHIMSLASSTVKNTTLELGGKSPSIILEDADLSLALPGSLFGVFLHSGQLCESGTRLFVPDKLYDHIIDGLKELSEKLVLGNPIDPATDMGPVVSATQKEAILSYIEKGKQEGARLICGGHEVNVKGCEKGHFIAPTIFADVTNDMTIAREEIFGPVLSIIRYSDVDDAIKMANDTIYGLAAGVWTSDVNKAYKVVRKLRAGVVWINDWHMLRNDAPFGGYKQSGIGREMGKHCLDAYTQVKHVHTSMVPEAERRSWYSLLFSNQSK; this is encoded by the coding sequence ATGTCAGTTAACGTAGAAATCAAATCATTTCCCCTCTTCATCAATGGCGAATGGACTCCCTCGAAAGGAGGTACGCTGTTTGATGTGACGAACCCTGCAACAGGCGATGTGATTGCGAAAGTAACAGGTGGTACAGCTGAAGATGTTGATCAAGCTGTTGAAGCTGCTACTCAAGCTTTTGAAAGGGAAGAATGGCGGGAGATGCCCCCGAAAGAGCGATCTAAATTATTGTATACCATCGCTCAGAAAATCATGGAAAACGGAGAAGAGCTCGTCGCGTTAGAAGCACTTTCATCAGGCGGCACAGTAAGAAGGCTTGCATCAAATGACATTATTCAAATGGTCGACCTTTTCCAAACGCTCGGCAAATTCGTGCTCGATTATACGTATGCAGAAACCCTCCCTTCTCCACCGTTTCCTGGCCCTGCCCATAACTTTATTTGGCGCGAACCAATTGGTGTATGTGCGGCCATTACGCCCTGGAACATGCCGATGCTGATTGCAACGTGGAAGATCGCTCCAGCACTTGCGATGGGAAACACCATTGTCATTAAGCCCGCAAGCTACACGCCACTTACTACGCTTCGCCTTGCTGAGATCATCTCAGAAGTCGTTCCTAAAGGCGTCATTAATGTTGTAACTGGTAACGGGAAAAACGTTGGTGAACCTCTTGTAACTCATCCTAAAGTTGACAAAATCGCATTCACTGGGTCCACAGAAGTAGGGCGGCACATTATGAGCCTCGCTTCTAGCACGGTTAAAAACACGACACTCGAACTCGGCGGGAAATCACCTTCCATTATTCTTGAAGATGCTGACCTCTCACTCGCTCTTCCTGGTAGCCTATTCGGCGTTTTTCTTCACTCAGGTCAGCTCTGTGAAAGCGGAACAAGGTTGTTTGTCCCAGATAAACTATATGATCACATCATTGATGGTCTTAAAGAACTTTCAGAAAAGCTTGTGCTTGGTAACCCGATTGATCCAGCGACGGATATGGGGCCCGTGGTTTCTGCCACACAAAAAGAAGCCATTTTATCGTATATCGAGAAAGGAAAGCAGGAAGGTGCTCGTCTTATTTGCGGTGGTCATGAGGTAAACGTAAAAGGCTGTGAGAAAGGACATTTTATCGCTCCAACGATTTTTGCGGATGTAACAAACGACATGACCATTGCTCGAGAAGAAATTTTCGGACCCGTGCTATCCATTATTCGCTATAGTGACGTAGATGATGCGATTAAGATGGCGAATGATACCATTTACGGCCTTGCAGCGGGGGTTTGGACATCAGATGTGAATAAAGCCTATAAAGTAGTTCGCAAACTACGTGCAGGCGTTGTTTGGATTAATGACTGGCATATGCTAAGGAATGATGCGCCATTTGGAGGATACAAGCAAAGCGGGATTGGTAGAGAAATGGGCAAGCATTGCCTTGATGCGTATACGCAGGTAAAACATGTGCATACGTCTATGGTACCAGAAGCTGAGCGGAGATCGTGGTACAGTCTTCTCTTTTCAAATCAATCTAAATAA
- a CDS encoding MFS transporter → MNEKTTSSYFKTILLLSVAVWLVVMNTTMFNVALPNVLTEFNLSPADGAWIVSGYSIILAIFTITYTRLSDYLPIRRLLIAGIVIFGIGSVLGFFATTFPLLLAARLLQATGAAAIPGLSMVFAGRFIPFARRGRAMAMIASASSLGFGLGPVVGGVVTEYLNWNYLFTVTLFVVLLIPILFRRLPEEEVRKGTFDIVGGILTGAAVTSFLLYISTFNWLFLAIGIIVGGLLWLRITRTKAPFIQPSLFKNKGYRKLLYMSYLGFTTHFAILLLMPLMLQNVYEKGPSVVGYIIFPGAMLSAVAAIYVGRLLDRYGNMKVIYLAHGLLLISTVLFYILSPLNEYMIMIGYMFTSFGFSSLSSSTTNEVSRILPSEEIATGIGMKQLIQFVGSASGSVAGGILLELNGLTYSTQSFQLTYAFLFVLMALSAVIMIVYARKAKA, encoded by the coding sequence ATGAACGAAAAAACTACTTCAAGCTATTTCAAAACCATTCTTCTTTTAAGTGTGGCTGTCTGGCTTGTAGTCATGAATACAACTATGTTTAATGTAGCACTACCTAACGTATTAACTGAGTTTAATCTCTCACCTGCTGATGGCGCCTGGATCGTATCAGGTTACTCAATCATCCTCGCAATTTTTACGATTACGTACACGCGCTTATCGGATTACCTTCCGATCAGGCGGCTGTTAATTGCAGGGATTGTCATATTTGGAATAGGATCTGTTCTTGGTTTCTTTGCTACAACATTCCCTCTTCTTCTTGCTGCACGCCTTTTACAAGCGACAGGTGCAGCAGCCATTCCAGGATTGTCGATGGTATTCGCAGGACGGTTTATTCCATTTGCAAGACGTGGAAGAGCAATGGCGATGATTGCCTCTGCCTCATCACTTGGTTTCGGTCTTGGTCCGGTTGTAGGCGGAGTTGTGACGGAATATCTTAATTGGAATTACTTATTTACCGTAACGTTATTTGTCGTTTTGCTTATTCCGATTCTCTTTCGTCGTCTTCCTGAAGAAGAAGTGCGAAAAGGAACCTTTGATATTGTAGGTGGAATCTTAACTGGAGCCGCCGTCACAAGCTTCTTACTCTATATTTCAACATTTAACTGGTTATTTTTAGCGATTGGTATCATCGTAGGTGGACTGCTTTGGCTCCGAATCACTAGAACAAAGGCTCCTTTTATTCAGCCATCTCTTTTCAAAAACAAAGGATATCGAAAGCTTCTGTATATGAGCTATCTTGGCTTCACGACACACTTTGCCATCTTATTGCTAATGCCGCTCATGCTTCAGAACGTTTACGAGAAGGGTCCATCTGTTGTTGGGTATATTATCTTCCCTGGAGCTATGCTTTCTGCTGTTGCCGCCATCTACGTTGGCAGACTGCTCGATCGATATGGAAACATGAAAGTTATTTACCTTGCTCACGGACTGCTTCTCATTTCAACCGTGCTTTTCTATATCCTTTCTCCACTTAATGAGTACATGATTATGATTGGCTATATGTTCACAAGTTTCGGTTTCTCTAGTCTTTCTTCAAGTACGACAAATGAAGTATCCCGCATTCTTCCTTCCGAAGAAATTGCGACTGGCATTGGCATGAAGCAACTCATTCAATTCGTCGGCAGCGCGTCGGGATCTGTAGCCGGAGGAATACTATTAGAACTAAACGGATTAACATACAGCACACAATCCTTTCAGCTCACGTATGCCTTCTTGTTCGTCTTAATGGCTCTATCAGCAGTCATTATGATCGTTTATGCAAGAAAAGCGAAAGCGTAA
- a CDS encoding R2-like ligand-binding oxidase → MRKEMITTSVRGLNEDSLPFRLYQKAKKFGGWDPREIDFTQDVKDWQFLTGDQQEEILRLVSQFQAGEEAVTLDLLPLIMVIAKEGRLEEEMYLTTFLYEEAKHTEFFRFFLNEIGQTGDLSRFHSDTYRTIFYSILPDAMEKLQHDHSPEALAEASTVYNMFVEGVLAETGYFSFYESLAKANVMPGLMEGIGLLKRDESRHIGYGTFLLQRLIAEHPHLFDLVQNKMNQLAPLAAQLTQEGIGGRTHSAFGNTLDATMAFSMKQLSVRMDILARAKGKSMNEIYRTTESDVGVL, encoded by the coding sequence ATGCGAAAGGAAATGATCACAACGAGTGTGCGTGGGCTTAACGAAGATTCACTACCATTTCGACTCTATCAAAAAGCTAAGAAATTTGGTGGATGGGACCCAAGGGAGATCGATTTTACTCAAGATGTGAAAGACTGGCAGTTTCTTACCGGTGATCAGCAGGAAGAAATTCTAAGACTCGTATCTCAATTTCAAGCTGGTGAGGAAGCTGTAACGCTAGATCTTCTTCCTTTAATCATGGTGATCGCAAAAGAAGGAAGATTGGAAGAAGAGATGTATTTAACAACCTTTCTGTACGAAGAGGCCAAACATACGGAATTTTTTCGATTTTTTCTAAATGAGATTGGTCAAACTGGCGACCTTTCACGTTTTCACTCTGACACCTATCGCACCATTTTTTACTCGATCTTGCCGGATGCGATGGAAAAGCTCCAGCACGATCACTCACCTGAAGCATTAGCGGAAGCATCTACCGTCTACAACATGTTTGTGGAAGGTGTTCTTGCTGAAACCGGCTATTTCTCTTTCTATGAATCTCTTGCAAAAGCAAATGTGATGCCAGGATTAATGGAAGGCATCGGTTTACTTAAACGAGATGAATCGCGTCATATTGGCTACGGAACATTCCTGCTACAGCGACTGATCGCTGAACATCCCCACCTCTTTGACCTTGTTCAGAACAAAATGAATCAACTCGCTCCTCTTGCCGCACAGCTTACACAAGAAGGAATCGGAGGAAGAACACATAGTGCATTCGGAAATACGCTTGATGCGACTATGGCTTTTTCGATGAAACAACTTTCTGTTCGTATGGATATACTGGCACGTGCCAAAGGAAAAAGTATGAACGAGATTTATCGCACTACTGAATCAGATGTTGGCGTTCTTTAA